The Dreissena polymorpha isolate Duluth1 chromosome 8, UMN_Dpol_1.0, whole genome shotgun sequence genome includes the window CAAAAAGCCTCTTCGATTCCTTTCTTAGGCATACCATCATAATTAtaagtttaataaagaacaacAAATCAACTTCTTATGCGGTCCCAATTGTTTTATTCCGTTCAGTTTTGTATCACTTATTCTAGTAAATGTACATGAGGAACGAATGTAATGGtaatttttacaaaatcttaTACATCTAATTATAGCAACAATTGAGTATTTGACTTTTAATAACTCTAAGAAATGACAATGCAATACCACTACCACGAGAAGACACGGGGGTATCTTAAATTATGTGGAAATGACCAGACATccgcaacatgtggtttatgaccccttgttgttatttagtatgtgtcggcacagtatcttatcataacgagataatgggtttgtgctgaacacagggacAATTAAACAACAGATAtaccaataaacaagattattgatagatctttgattaaacaccgcgataaaaaggCTCAAACTAACAGTGTCAAAATTTGTGCAAACATGTGAATAAAAActagtactttaatcaagaaaatgtatacaatgtattgaGACCTAAAATGGGAAGTAGATATTTACTGACGATGTcatcttgtgttgacaatatcgtAACTTCAAAAGCGTGATGGGTTGAAATTAGATGCGGCATTGCGTGGTATTATAAACGGCATCACGTTccgcctcgttctgaaattcagCGAGTCACGTGACGTCGCGCTCTTATCGattttggcttattgtgaaaagggtctattaatACAGTCTGTACAGCTATGCAGAACAGATAACGGTTATGCCGTCGAACCCAAGCGAGGTCAGTTTATCGGTAATATTATTTAGATAACACTTGTACAGTTTCTGCAGGAAGTATTCGGATATGGCGGTAGTTTTTGGACAATTTCGCTGAATGTTGTGAAGAATCAAGTTTGAAAACAGAATTATATTCGAAGACGAGTGTTGTAATATGTATTTTGAAATGTTCAGGAAAAAAGGTTTGACTATCAGACTTGAGTTggcaaatatgttaaaatgtgtAAAGCGTCTGTGCAGAAAAACGGACGATGACGTTTGCTACACATcgaaatgttttgacaaaatgcaAGTGATATACAGAGTATCGTCCCAGTTATAATATAGAAATATAGTGACAGAAACAAAACATTCGAAAACATCTGTACGTTGCTTTGTGTcactttattattgttttgttattgcgATTCCAACTTTAAGGCTCTGTAACATTTAACTTATTGACAAAGTGGCATTACAGAATTATCTCTGCTACCATGTCATTAACATACGTAGAACATTGAATATGAATATCATAATTGCGTTACGAATCGGGCTTATACGCTGAGTGCTTTTAGACTTAAACTGCATGTGCACATTCTAATTGCCTTAactattttacattaaataagaAACATTCGCACACAAATCAATGCCTCCAGACTTTTTCAAAAACATCAACAACAGTAGGCAGATATTTGTAAAACGCATTaagaacaaaaacatttttgacaTGAAACTTTGATTTTGTTACAATCCTGATATAACTTAATATGCAACATAATTGTTGGATTTACATAACGATTTTTGGAACAATTGATATAtaactatttgttttatttgagaaattaattATTAAGGAATTTACTGAAATAAAAGGTGAAGCATCCTTTACAATATAAATGTTCAAATAGCTTTGATTTATTACAATCCTGATATAACTTAATATGCAACATAATTGTTGGATTTACATAACGTTTCTTGGAACAATTGATATATtactatttgttttatttaagaaattaattATTAAGGAATTTACTGAAATAAAAGGTGATGCATCCTTCACAATATAACTGTTCAAATATCAATTACCATTTATCGTTTAAACCAATTAATTtatgctcgattgcatcgaaagcctcaggcttatagatacgctctcgagtccgtttcctgggccgataaccaatacttggtgtctttgggattCCACAGGACCATTTCTAAGCTATGCATGCGTACCGATGTATGTAATAATGCAAAACATACTGTTTAAAGATatgttatttctagttataaGCATTACAAATCAATAAGTTAACGTTCAACTATAATTACCAATAGTATGAACACATTAATCAATGTAAAAAAGTTTGTTCTGTGAAACAGTTTGCTGAAGACTACATAGtcatacttttatttaaaaacaaaagattAAATTCAATAATTACTAATCGACTGGAATACAACCCTAACTTGATATAGCAACTGCTAAATATAAAGCCTGTATTAAAACATGATACCATTCGAAAACAGCAATCAATGCGATATCAGTGCATTACATCTAATCAAATATACACTTTACTATTTATAAACACGTATGATAAAAGTTTTAATTCACATGCGTGCATCCCCCTCTATTTCCCTCCCGTTCTCTCTCTGTCGCTGTTGCGATACCTCTCTCTTCATGTAACAACATCATAACGTTAACATTATTCTATATCCTTTGGTGCAGTGCAAGGTTTTGAGTCAACGTATTCCCGGATAGTTTTGTAAGTTTTACGGTATTTGTCCACATTGTTTAACATTTCACACAGCTTGCAATAAGACTTACAGTATTCAAGTTGAGGTTGCGTCGACACATACATGTCCTTTCTGCGAAGCATGGCGGTATATTTATCCTTATCGTTCCCAAATCGTATTAGAAACTCCGCTAACTTCTTAGCGTTTCCAAAGTCAGCAGCATTAACAAACGTGCCTGGTGGGAAATACTTTGTATAGTTAATTCCTCCACGCACAACCACAATTGTATCTGAATTAAAGCGTTCGAAAAACTTTTCGGTAACATAATCCTCGCAGAAAGAGTTTTCAAATGCCAAATAAAACTTGGACTGATAAAGTACTTTATCGATCTTTTGAGGGTCGTTTTTTGGAAGTGAACGATGGTTCTTAAAGCATGATCCAAAAATGTCAATGTCAACTCCATATTTTTGCATCTGTTCAACATATTCGTCGCGCCGCGATTGTACATGACAGTGGCTTACAAACCACGACGCAAATACCGATTTCCCGTCAAATATCGCGCTGTAGTTCTTCTTATCCAGTACCGACTGGCTATTATTCCGGAGCTCTATTGTCCCATAAGGATAGGGGATGTCAGCGTCTCTGTGATACATCATGGACCAGTTCATAACGTAGTTCCACTCTGGTCCAAAGTTGTATCCGTACAGTGTCTGGGGCTCGAGATTGAAGAATATCTTAAATTTAACCAAAGCACATATGACAAGTAAATACTTATATATTAATTACAATAGTTTAATTCTACAaaactaagaaataaaaaaaacaccgtTACGAAATTGGAGTTGATATGTGTAAACCTCTTATAAGTACGAGAATATGAGAGCTACTGACCTTTATAAAATACGGCTTTTTATGGAGGATATACTTCGACAAAATCCTTATTTTTGCCCAAAGTTGAAACATTCACATTTCATCTTCGCTTGTTTAATCGTTCAACCCTCtacattaaaaatacatgtatattgtattctTTGTTGTATCCGCTTTAAATGTAGCTGCACGTTTGATTTACGCACAATTGCCTTACCGCACATTCACATTTCCTTAGTTTTGAATACAAACTTCCATCTTTAATAAAGCTTAACAATTCATCTGCAATGTCAGTTGGATTCTGTTAATTTGCTAGCTCTATATTTTTAACACcctgtttaatataaaaaaaaatatacttatgGATAAACCGTGAGGCTTTGATAAGATATATACACAATATTGTAtacttaaacaaattaaaaattgaataaaatagcgAGAGGCGAGTTAGATTTGAAATTGAAGTAAGAAACGTAGAGCAAGGACAGAACTGCCTTAAATGAGTTATGTATAGCGCTATCGCTTTTTGCCGATTAGAATATTAAGCTTTCATTTCGAAGTAAGGTGTATATGACTTTAAGATAAGCACAACCCGTATGTAACCGAGCGATGGAATTTGTTTGGGTATGATATTTCGTTTATAATGACGTACTCTAAAGCGTCGTTATTCACTGCTATTTGTTTTCATGCTTGTCTCAAAACCATCGCATCTTCATAAATCACTTAAAATTCGGTCGCATTTGTGGAGAGGCTGTATTTCAATATTATAAGCCGTAAAAGTTGTTGTTGGATAAAATTGTTCCCGAAAATAATTTAACTCACATTATGTCTCAATTTGTCCGATTTAATAAAAACTATTATGTCAAGTATTATAgacatattcaatattttatatgGTTTCAGACAATAAAATTGATTATTCAAAAATGCTATTAACACGCTAATGGTATGAAAGATACCTGCAGAATAGAAAAATCCGCACAAATAATTCAACAGATAACACTAATTATTGTGCAAGAACATTCTAATGTGACATTGTCAATGGCGAAACTACGAAACGGAACAAAGGTGTTTTACAACTTTTAACAATATAGAGATTTGGAAGATACAACACAGATCTTTTAAATGAACAATGTTTAGGTTGACATCTTATTAAGCCTAAAACTATAAGTTAGACAATATTAGTTTGATTATACAGATAAAGTATTTCATGATCGCTTTGTAGATGCGCTGTTGTCTAGATTGTATGTGTGTTGTAATCGGGTAGAAACGAGtattacaataaaaaaagtaaaGTCTACACCTACCCATGCCTGATCTTTTTTCCGGTGTACAGCGGAAATTGGCGGAATTCTTGGCATGCCACCACTACTTATAAGGTAAATCACGCTTGCTGATTGGTTGAACAATGCCTTGTTGGTTGTAGAGAAACAGTTGTTGTAAGGACACGTTCCCAGAGTCTTGTTAACAAGCAGCTCTGAAAACAGAATTTCGCATGGATATTTGAAAATGTTCGAAGATTAGCCTCCTTAGGGGTTCAATATTAAGTATGACGTACGAATGGTTTTGAAAATTGAAATGTTCTTGAATAGTATAAGAACAAAAAtctatttattgtattttaaaaacattgaaaatctttTCAATAAATAGCgtattttttatcttaaaaagaATCACTCGTGTACATTGATTGGCTAAATGATGCTGTTGGGCTTAGTGTAGTAAATTTGTTACATCGGCATACTCATTGAAACTAGATATACGTAAGCAGTAACTGTATACACTAGAACATACAATATTAAGTCATTTCTTCTATTCCTTTGTTTGATTGAATGGACGTTACACTAAGTTGCTGTCAATTCTTCAATAACTCCGTGGTAAAGGAGTTATGGGGGCTTATTTCGCAAGGTTCATCAACAGGACAAACGACAGAACGGCAAAAGCTATATTGtaataatttgtgtacagttcATCAATGTACCACTCAAATTACACCAGATATATCCCGGTAAAATAACTTCTCGGTGACATAATTCGCACAGTTTTCAAATGCCAAAGTAACCTGGACACGTTAAAGACGTTTTTCAGCCTTTTGATGATCATTTTGGGGAATCGACAGCTACTTTTTACCTAGTTTTTATAGATGCCAACAATAAAACCGTATGTATACGTTTTGAGGAATCGACAGCTacctttttaatgtttttatagaTGCCAACAATAAAACCATATGTATACGTTTTGGGGAATCGACCGCTACTTTTTAATAGTTtatgacgatgctggaacagcagcgtccaatgtttgataaccagtaaaaaaagtcttcacaatggcgacctatgcaaaagaccgagccagtccgattgagataactcgatttttcagttacttcccttggcattcgccactgcgtaggagagtgctcgttgattttcattgataacattctcctagcagagttgtcgttcgtgttgataaaggtaaatgttaatagaacagcatatcctggggaaacagattcaataagtgtatcagaacgttaatttcaagttagtaattttacatccattttatttttatggaccaatgaaacaattatatattttctctattttgtttgatatttgttctcgacttagtaaataaattgcgaataaaaacatgtaaaattaactttttacgtgatcacacaactaaagaatgcgaacgatttcgaacctgcaaattgtaaacgctgcactgctatgatatatatatagataaaacaacatgcTTTGCGAAactgtccgtcccgctagcgcagtggtaaagacgttcgctttttcacctttacgacaccggttcgattcccgctcccggcgaaATGTTagattttgtatgttttgtggtcaccattcctgacagttgttttttctggaaaatctcaccccccccccccccccccccgcagcatttgaccatataaaaaattaaaaagtatttcagtacaaaacaaatagctggaaattgcagctatcattcaaaattcgtcccaactgtcgtcaatctaatcttattaggtaggagtgctggacacactccaggtcccaacattatgcagcctcagcgcggaggtaactcattaccttggaaaaacacaaatacacacactgggtgcagcctaggcgcgtatagactcaaacaaggcaacaaactcaagtacgggcacaatcatttaaaatttacatattgaatacgatattctaacagaaattacacaaccacctaagtatacatacaatgtttcgtacgcaaattgttttcgtaccaatttttttttcctacccaaacttttcgtacccaaattttttatcgtacccaaatgttcgtatcaacatacacaattgtggtgatattgataaacttaaattgatgttttatatccatcctcttcaaaagcatcgtcacaccagtaccgCCAGTACTTTCATTATAGATGCCAACAATAAAACCATATGCGTACACCTGATCAACATACTCCTCGCTTCCGGACTAGGTGCAATGGTGACTTTCAAACAAAGACGCGAAGGTAATTTTTCCACAAAAAATGCACGGCTGTTATTATTTTGTTGGCAAAAGCAAACGACTATTAAATCAGGCGATAAAAACACAGGTAttaattctttatttatttgcaaaaattatGTTACCAACAAAAGAAACATATTGTTTGCACTGAGTTTTACTCGTTTTTTTTTACATCTCAGGTTTGGTGAattttaacattataaaaatatataaagatatgATTTGAAAAGAACAACGTGCTATATATATGTCTTCAACATCAATAACAGCGTTTCCAAGATACAAGAAGACATTTCGAcattaatatgatattttaaaaataaaatatgcgtatttttgaaaatgatattgtagaaaaagtatttattttagttcataaTATTTGAAGactttttatatttatgaaagGCAATATATTATTTTGCTAATATTAATTTTTGCTCCTTTAAAGGATTATTTCACATTTAACTTAATCTGAGTTACAAAAGAAAATGTGCCTGTCACTTCTTTTTTCAGTTTTATTCAGATATTCAGTCAAATTAATCAGTTAACCAGTCACATAACATGCGGTGGTACGATTCATGGTAGATctatattaatttattgtttaaggTATTGAAGTGGTTTCACATGTTTGTAacacgtttattaaaaaaaatctttatgaTGGAGAGCATTTAATGTATGCGTTTGTTTTCACTGTTGTCTTGTTACATTATAAGCATGTTTATACTATAACTAATAGGAAAgaatatacaattattaaattgCTATTAATATCACCATGTGTAGATTGTGTGTCGCTTGCTCACTGATGGCAAAATGTTCACAGTTAGAGGTCAAAAGGTTAAATATGGCCGGCATTTGGCATATAAATAATATCAGGACATGTTTAATTACTTTCCACAAAATATCACTCTGTGGTGACACCTTGTCGACGGCAACACGTTTAGCTCAATCTCAAAGATCACGCTTTCATTTGAGAGGTTTATAATGCTGAAATATTGCCATAGTTTAGATTTTAACTACAAAATATACACCATTTATTATGCATGTTTGAAtcacaggtgattagcgtgtggctatgatatttattagtaaaaacatcattttgaatgataaataatcatattaaaacgaaaaatcattttttgtgaaaaaaaaatttcaatatcaaatatatatataacaaggtattcaactcgaattCATCCGAAAACAGGGTGAATCGCTTTGAACCGCCATCATGTCAtcaataagaccgagatcgtgaaaatcgctgcaaaattgatgaagtaatggctgttcaaagcgatgcaccctgttttcgggggTGAATTccagttgaataccttgttatatatatatatatatatatatatatatatatatatatatatatatatatatatatatatatatatatatatatatatatatatatatatatatatatatatatatatatgatagtgattTGTTTTCtccagaaaagtttatttttcgttataatatgatcatttatcattcaaaatg containing:
- the LOC127841082 gene encoding alpha-(1,3)-fucosyltransferase C-like isoform X2, which produces MELLVNKTLGTCPYNNCFSTTNKALFNQSASVIYLISSGGMPRIPPISAVHRKKDQAWIFFNLEPQTLYGYNFGPEWNYVMNWSMMYHRDADIPYPYGTIELRNNSQSVLDKKNYSAIFDGKSVFASWFVSHCHVQSRRDEYVEQMQKYGVDIDIFGSCFKNHRSLPKNDPQKIDKVLYQSKFYLAFENSFCEDYVTEKFFERFNSDTIVVVRGGINYTKYFPPGTFVNAADFGNAKKLAEFLIRFGNDKDKYTAMLRRKDMYVSTQPQLEYCKSYCKLCEMLNNVDKYRKTYKTIREYVDSKPCTAPKDIE
- the LOC127841082 gene encoding 3-galactosyl-N-acetylglucosaminide 4-alpha-L-fucosyltransferase FUT3-like isoform X1 — encoded protein: MLKLIQLHNNDCITKRRTFIFMLLLLMCFCIVYKQSEWTIVRGQWMNVSLLSLYDKNVLSNVSLIPRNYYNVTTKSPSVLRSELLILWYNKPVWINELLVNKTLGTCPYNNCFSTTNKALFNQSASVIYLISSGGMPRIPPISAVHRKKDQAWIFFNLEPQTLYGYNFGPEWNYVMNWSMMYHRDADIPYPYGTIELRNNSQSVLDKKNYSAIFDGKSVFASWFVSHCHVQSRRDEYVEQMQKYGVDIDIFGSCFKNHRSLPKNDPQKIDKVLYQSKFYLAFENSFCEDYVTEKFFERFNSDTIVVVRGGINYTKYFPPGTFVNAADFGNAKKLAEFLIRFGNDKDKYTAMLRRKDMYVSTQPQLEYCKSYCKLCEMLNNVDKYRKTYKTIREYVDSKPCTAPKDIE